The Alosa sapidissima isolate fAloSap1 chromosome 6, fAloSap1.pri, whole genome shotgun sequence genome window below encodes:
- the LOC121711283 gene encoding interferon-induced GTP-binding protein Mx1-like isoform X1 — MDKLNPVDSDEEIQSLSEEEIGKGISKEMDGVFHSHLSGRVRPYLDLIDSLRLMGIDQDLPLPAITVIGDQSSGKSSVLEALSGVALPRGSGIVTRCPLMLKLRKLKGGVQWKAIISYKDTTTEFTDPTLVEGYVNEAQNELAGDGVGICDELISLEIMSPEVCDLTLIDLPGIARVPVKGQPDNIGDQIKRLILSFIEKSETINLVVVPCNVDIATTEALKMAQEVDPEGKRTLAILTKPDLVDRGTEKNILEIVHNQVIPLSKGYIVVKCRGQQQIQDKISLAEATRMERDFFRQHKYFSCLLNEEKATTQCLATKLTQDLVGHIKNSLPTLSEQIKKELWESRKSLSQCVGGPPIDPPQRKNFLVDTLTQFNDNINRLSAGEVVNDDNLFVLLRLHFQKWKDELESSQNSYSIMVQDVVDEYDLKHRGRELPGFSDYKVFELVVQRLVMNLQGPALDTLRVIRETIEKQFSDVSKTCFSNYPFLQCVTMNKIDKIQSSQEAKVEERIKEQFKMEQLVYTQDTIYFKTLKKQGDPSVENCTEYDSRSKYPEMLQAYYEIVIQRLADQIPMLIQFFLLKESARLLCSEMLGLIEGVDVDKALCEGSDCSRRRNDLQGRIERLSLAQEKLSHFL, encoded by the exons ATGGATAAGTTGAACCCTGTGGATAGTGACGAGGAAATCCAATCTCTCTCTGAGGAGGAGATAGGGAAAGG TATCAGTAAAGAAATGGATGGGGTATTCCACAGTCATTTGAGTGGACGGGTACGGCCCTATTTGGACCTCATCGACTCACTGCGTCTGATGGGCATCGATCAAGATCTACCCTTGCCTGCGATAACAGTGATCGGAGACCAGAGCTCAGGAAAGAGCTCCGTGTTGGAGGCGCTGTCTGGAGTAGCGCTCCCCAGAGGCAGCG GTATTGTAACTCGATGCCCGCTGATGCTGAAGTTGAGGAAGTTGAAGGGAGGTGTGCAGTGGAAGGCCATCATCTCCTACAAAGACACGACTACTGAATTCACTGACCCCACTCTGGTTGAGGGCTATGTCAATGAGG CCCAGAATGAGCTGGCTGGAGACGGTGTTGGGATCTGTGACGAGCTGATCAGCCTGGAGATCATGTCTCCTGAAGTGTGTGACCTCACTCTGATTGATTTACCCGGCATTGCCCGGGTGCCTGTCAAAGGACAACCTGATAACATTGGAGATCAG ATTAAAAGGCTCATTCTAAGCTTTATTGAGAAGAGTGAAACCATCAACTTGGTGGTGGTTCCATGTAATGTCGACATAGCAACAACTGAAGCTCTAAAAATGGCCCAAGAAGTTGACCCAGAAGGGAAAAGAACTTTGG cTATTCTGACCAAGCCAGACCTTGTAGATCGTGGCACAGAAAAGAACATTTTGGAGATTGTTCACAATCAAGTCATTCCGCTGAGCAAAGGCTACATAGTTGTGAAATGCCGTGGTCAGCAGCAAATTCAGGACAAGATATCTCTAGCAGAGGCCaccaggatggagagagatttCTTTAGACAACACAAGTACTTCAG CTGTCTTCTCAATGAGGAAAAGGCCACAACCCAGTGCCTTGCCACTAAACTAACCCAAGACCTGGTGGGCCACATCAAA aaCTCTCTACCAACACTGTCAGAGCAGATTAAAAAAGAGCTATGGGAGTCAAGGAAAAGCTTGAGTCAGTGTGTGGGAGGTCCTCCCATAGACCCCCCACAAAGAAAAAACTTCCTTGTGGAC ACTTTAACTCAGTTCAACGACAACATCAACCGGCTGTCAGCTGGTGAAGTTGTCAATGACGACAACCTGTTTGTGCTCCTGCGACTCCATTTTCAGAAGTGGAAAGATGAACTTGAGAGTAGTCAAAACTCAT ATTCTATAATGGTACAGGATGTGGTGGACGAGTATGACCTGAagcacagaggaagagagctCCCTGGTTTTAGTGACTATAAAGTGTTTGAGTTGGTCGTACAGAGACTGGTGATGAATCTACAAGGTCCTGCTCTTGACACTTTGAGGGTCATCAGAG AAACCATCGAGAAGCAGTTCAGCGATGTCTCAAAAACCTGCTTCTCAAACTACCCTTTTCTCCAGTGTGTCACAATG AACAAGATTGACAAAATTCAGTCGAGTCAGGAGGCCAAAGTGGAGGAGAGAATCAAGGAGCAGTTTAAGATGGAGCAGCTGGTCTACACACAGGACACCATCTACTTCAAGACCCTGAAGAAGCAGGGAGATCCCTCTGTGGAGAACTGCACTGAATATGACAGCAGGAGCAAGTATCCTGAAATGCTTCAGGCGTACTACGAG ATAGTGATTCAGCGCCTGGCGGACCAGATTCCCATGCTGATCCAGTTCTTCCTGTTGAAGGAGTCGGCTCGGTTGCTGTGCAGTGAGATGCTTGGCCTCATCGAGGGGGTGGACGTGGACAAGGCTCTGTGCGAGGGCTCGGACTGCAGCCGTCGCCGTAACGACCTGCAGGGTCGCATCGAGCGTCTCAGCCTGGCTCAGGAGAAACTCAGCCATTTCCTCTAA
- the LOC121711283 gene encoding interferon-induced GTP-binding protein Mx2-like isoform X2, with translation MDKLNPVDSDEEIQSLSEEEIGKGISKEMDGVFHSHLSGRVRPYLDLIDSLRLMGIDQDLPLPAITVIGDQSSGKSSVLEALSGVALPRGSGIVTRCPLMLKLRKLKGGVQWKAIISYKDTTTEFTDPTLVEGYVNEAQNELAGDGVGICDELISLEIMSPEVCDLTLIDLPGIARVPVKGQPDNIGDQIKRLILSFIEKSETINLVVVPCNVDIATTEALKMAQEVDPEGKRTLAILTKPDLVDRGTEKNILEIVHNQVIPLSKGYIVVKCRGQQQIQDKISLAEATRMERDFFRQHKYFSCLLNEEKATTQCLATKLTQDLVGHIKNSLPTLSEQIKKELWESRKSLSQCVGGPPIDPPQRKNFLVDTLTQFNDNINRLSAGEVVNDDNLFVLLRLHFQKWKDELESSQNSYSIMVQDVVDEYDLKHRGRELPGFSDYKVFELVVQRLVMNLQGPALDTLRVIRETIEKQFSDVSKTCFSNYPFLQCVTMNKIDKIQSSQEAKVEERIKEQFKMEQLVYTQDTIYFKTLKKQGDPSVENCTEYDSRSKYPEMLQAYYEESARLLCSEMLGLIEGVDVDKALCEGSDCSRRRNDLQGRIERLSLAQEKLSHFL, from the exons ATGGATAAGTTGAACCCTGTGGATAGTGACGAGGAAATCCAATCTCTCTCTGAGGAGGAGATAGGGAAAGG TATCAGTAAAGAAATGGATGGGGTATTCCACAGTCATTTGAGTGGACGGGTACGGCCCTATTTGGACCTCATCGACTCACTGCGTCTGATGGGCATCGATCAAGATCTACCCTTGCCTGCGATAACAGTGATCGGAGACCAGAGCTCAGGAAAGAGCTCCGTGTTGGAGGCGCTGTCTGGAGTAGCGCTCCCCAGAGGCAGCG GTATTGTAACTCGATGCCCGCTGATGCTGAAGTTGAGGAAGTTGAAGGGAGGTGTGCAGTGGAAGGCCATCATCTCCTACAAAGACACGACTACTGAATTCACTGACCCCACTCTGGTTGAGGGCTATGTCAATGAGG CCCAGAATGAGCTGGCTGGAGACGGTGTTGGGATCTGTGACGAGCTGATCAGCCTGGAGATCATGTCTCCTGAAGTGTGTGACCTCACTCTGATTGATTTACCCGGCATTGCCCGGGTGCCTGTCAAAGGACAACCTGATAACATTGGAGATCAG ATTAAAAGGCTCATTCTAAGCTTTATTGAGAAGAGTGAAACCATCAACTTGGTGGTGGTTCCATGTAATGTCGACATAGCAACAACTGAAGCTCTAAAAATGGCCCAAGAAGTTGACCCAGAAGGGAAAAGAACTTTGG cTATTCTGACCAAGCCAGACCTTGTAGATCGTGGCACAGAAAAGAACATTTTGGAGATTGTTCACAATCAAGTCATTCCGCTGAGCAAAGGCTACATAGTTGTGAAATGCCGTGGTCAGCAGCAAATTCAGGACAAGATATCTCTAGCAGAGGCCaccaggatggagagagatttCTTTAGACAACACAAGTACTTCAG CTGTCTTCTCAATGAGGAAAAGGCCACAACCCAGTGCCTTGCCACTAAACTAACCCAAGACCTGGTGGGCCACATCAAA aaCTCTCTACCAACACTGTCAGAGCAGATTAAAAAAGAGCTATGGGAGTCAAGGAAAAGCTTGAGTCAGTGTGTGGGAGGTCCTCCCATAGACCCCCCACAAAGAAAAAACTTCCTTGTGGAC ACTTTAACTCAGTTCAACGACAACATCAACCGGCTGTCAGCTGGTGAAGTTGTCAATGACGACAACCTGTTTGTGCTCCTGCGACTCCATTTTCAGAAGTGGAAAGATGAACTTGAGAGTAGTCAAAACTCAT ATTCTATAATGGTACAGGATGTGGTGGACGAGTATGACCTGAagcacagaggaagagagctCCCTGGTTTTAGTGACTATAAAGTGTTTGAGTTGGTCGTACAGAGACTGGTGATGAATCTACAAGGTCCTGCTCTTGACACTTTGAGGGTCATCAGAG AAACCATCGAGAAGCAGTTCAGCGATGTCTCAAAAACCTGCTTCTCAAACTACCCTTTTCTCCAGTGTGTCACAATG AACAAGATTGACAAAATTCAGTCGAGTCAGGAGGCCAAAGTGGAGGAGAGAATCAAGGAGCAGTTTAAGATGGAGCAGCTGGTCTACACACAGGACACCATCTACTTCAAGACCCTGAAGAAGCAGGGAGATCCCTCTGTGGAGAACTGCACTGAATATGACAGCAGGAGCAAGTATCCTGAAATGCTTCAGGCGTACTACGAG GAGTCGGCTCGGTTGCTGTGCAGTGAGATGCTTGGCCTCATCGAGGGGGTGGACGTGGACAAGGCTCTGTGCGAGGGCTCGGACTGCAGCCGTCGCCGTAACGACCTGCAGGGTCGCATCGAGCGTCTCAGCCTGGCTCAGGAGAAACTCAGCCATTTCCTCTAA
- the LOC121711334 gene encoding uncharacterized protein LOC121711334 yields MVWPVNQRMIDTIKAYVLPIVDVVTQRRLKDDCQGCAIQHPSQRRHECLQDPPLYHFYNNFEDLVMKLWTPSFLSNLMCQLGKRGMKPHESRVCGMAECILNELKEAPHIAERIFEELETLGKTVPDIEELGCTAVRIWTVARERVLKHDENVAQYCKLHSAEVSDKENSPPVLEIVHEEEVEVEEGEISTQDVVGTLEY; encoded by the coding sequence ATGGTGTGGCCTGTGAACCAACGGATGATTGATACCATCAAAGCTTACGTCCTGCCAATTGTGGATGTGGTGACGCAGCGACGTCTTAAAGATGACTGTCAGGGATGTGCCATACAACACCCTAGTCAGAGGCGTCATGAATGTCTGCAGGACCCCCCTCTTTATCACTTCTACAACAATTTCGAAGACCTGGTCATGAAGCTGTGGACCCCCTCCTTCCTGTCTAATCTGATGTGTCAACTAGGGAAGCGGGGCATGAAACCTCACGAGTCCAGAGTATGCGGTATGGCCGAATGTATTCTCAATGAGCTAAAGGAGGCGCCGCATATTGCTGAAAGGATCTTCGAAGAGCTGGAGACTCTGGGTAAAACCGTTCCTGACATCGAAGAGCTAGGTTGCACCGCTGTGCGTATCTGGACTGTGGCCAGAGAAAGGGTTCTGAAGCACGACGAAAATGTTGCTCAGTATTGCAAACTCCACAGTGCAGAGGTTTCGGATAAAGAAAATTCACCACCTGTTCTGGAAATTGTgcatgaggaggaggtggaggtggaggagggggagatcTCCACCCAGGACGTTGTTGGTACCCTGGAGTATTAA
- the LOC121711337 gene encoding interferon-induced GTP-binding protein Mx1-like, with product MNKIDKIQSSQEAKIKEQFKMEQLVYTQDTIYFKTLKKEGDPSVENCTEYDSRSKYPEMLQAYYEIVIQRLADQIPMPIQFFLLKESARVLCSEMLGLIEGVDVDKALCEGSDCSRRRNNLQGRIERLSLAQEKLSRFL from the exons ATG AACAAGATTGACAAAATTCAGTCGAGTCAGGAGGCCAAAATCAAGGAGCAGTTTAAGATGGAACAGCTGGTCTACACACAGGACACCATCTACTTCAAGACCCTGAAGAAGGAGGGAGATCCCTCTGTGGAGAACTGCACTGAATATGACAGCAGGAGCAAGTATCCTGAAATGCTTCAGGCGTACTACGAG atAGTGATTCAGCGCTTGGCGGACCAGATTCCCATGCCGATCCAGTTCTTCTTGTTGAAGGAGTCAGCTCGGGTGCTGTGCAGTGAGATGCTTGGCCTCATCGAGGGGGTGGACGTGGACAAGGCTCTGTGCGAGGGCTCGGACTGCAGCCGTCGCCGTAACAACCTGCAGGGCCGCATTGAGCGTCTCAGCCTGGCTCAGGAGAAACTCAGCCGTTTCCTCTAA